CAAACGCAGCTTTAGAATTTTCAAGTGCTCAGGCCCTAGCAAGTGCCCTTTATAAAGACTCCACGTTTTTGCCATTCTGGGAATTTATCTATGTGGCCCGAAAGATGGCAATTATTGTTACACTTCATTGATTTCAGTTCTAGATGACCAGTTGTTTGTTTTACAATGCGGGAAAGTAGTAAATTTACTGCCGTAGGGACATTTAACACAGAGTTGAAGACGAGGCTAAGAAGAAAACTAAGACAACAAATGTATGCTTTTTTCCAGTAAAACACACAACTTCTTCTTTCATTGGTTCCTTCACCTACCCATTGATCCGCTTTTCCCCAATTAACAACATAAGTGATTGAGTGAAAAAATGAGAAGTGAAGAGTGAGGTCACTTTTCATTATAGGCAGTAAAAAATGGTGTTATTGCTCTACGGGGCCCCAATATGGGCGGAGGCGATAAGATTCTAACgctacaaaaaaatgttgaaaaaagtGAACAGCAGACTAGCACTAGTTATTACGAACGCTTATCCAATGGCATCGTCAACTATATCGGAAGCTCTGGTAGGATTGCTTCTAATCAATTTCCTAGTAAGGGAACATTCTACCATATATGAAAATGATCGTAAACGGAAGCCAGAGAGAGACtgattgaattttctttcaaatggcgcttcgttttttacatttgagcTACGCGTCGCcgagaaatattaatttcattttttttattcgtatTTACCAATTATCTTATTaagtgttgaaaatgtccACCGTTTACCTCCATACAATAGTATAGCAACTCTTCAAAGTGTATCTGGACATTTTGAAGAATATCTGATGTAATTTGTTGGCATTCATTAATGATGTGGTTCCATAAATCTTCTAAGAATTCAGACTGGGCGCGATAAGTTTTCGATTCCAGATGttcccacaaaaagaaatcaagGGGAGATAAATTGGGTGATTTCGCGGGCCATTCGTTAGCATCCCTCCTCCCAATTCATCTATCAAGAAATGTTTCATCCAGAAACTGCCATACAGGTATTGCATAATAGGGAGGAGCCCCGTCTTCACCGTCAGGTCATCAATTTCTAGTTCTTGCAAACACcagatgttgaaaatttagttATGGCCCATCTGCGGCCGGCGTTGTATAATTCTAAAACTTCTTGGGAAATTCCAGATGATTTTATTTACTAGCAGTAAACTGTATTGTCGACAAATGTTAGATATGAACCTTTTGATGATTCCGCGGGTTTATTGGTCACCAGGGTTTATTTCCTTTTGGCCTAATTTATTGCAGAAATTCGGAATTCCCAAAAAGTTCAACTGTTTTCAGACAGTCGactaatatttattagtttacaaacaatttttgctCACAAACCTATTTGTAAATAAGATGTCcagtaaaatgtttaaaatttcatttctcgGCGACGCGTAgctcaaatgtaaaaaacgaagcgccatttgaaagaaaatttaatgccCTTTCATAAGATGTATTACAACATACCCcttctcatttgaaaaaataagggtgAATGCGCCCCCCGCTAAGAGGTTGAAATTACAGTGATGGAATTAATATGGAAATATGTTCCCCTGAAAACAAAAGTATGCGAATccaaggattttttttttattttcacatacAAAGCCGTAAACCTTACGGGACTGTTTTGTATGGGCCACactgtatgtatatatatatatatatatatatatgttagagtaattaaatattttaccaatagAAATATAAGTCGatcctatttcttttttttctgatttaataCACTGGGTCAACGGCCCAGTGTAATCCGATATTAATGATGTTAACATAAACAAGGGCCTGAGTGTGGTTCTAGGGAAAAGAGGGAAGGGCAGTAAGAAGGATGATTTTGTTCGGGCCTCTTGGCTCCAGATGAGTTTTTCTCGGTTTTTgttgaaaagtgaaaataaaaaatgctgtCTGCGGAATAAAGTGTCTCATTTTCAATCCATCTACTAATATATATGTCGGGTTAATATTAGGcacgttttccatgtttaatCAAAGGCGTTTATTAATAGTAAAAGAATGGAAAGGCAAACTAACTAATTCATTACCCCACGACCGACCTCTGCCCATCatctattaactgcctgttCTTTGTCCCCGATGTCTTAACTTttccagttctggtgagtccttcagaaccgtgaGAAAAGTACCTACCAGTCCCTGTTTAATGATACTCCAATAATTcgcacacatggccacttaggAGCGTTATAGGTATTAGTGACCTTGTTTAACAATGCCTTATCTGAAGATGGCTCTGTCAGCCTGTCCCTCATCTTATTACCTCTTCTAATGTTACATTTACAAAACGTAAGGGccaataaatctccgacatatacagggtggtccacaatttatctataaaattttatgggtaggtgtgtcatgaaaaactaaggcaattttctaaaaaaattttttcggaaaaaattgttaaagtttaaccattgtataacAAGACGACTGTAATGTTTTAGGTTAACGTACGCCATGGAATTTTGTTGAATACCCTCTCATTCACGATTACCTCTCATTCTCATTTcacgtataatttatagttgggACTGCCACATGTCAATATTTAggagctgaagacatgggtgatcCGACTTAAGGGTACCTTTGTCTCAcccgaaataaaagaagcgaGCTCACATGtgtaagcaattttggcaTCATAAATTGTTTCCCTTAAGTCGGATCACCCATGTTTTCAGACccaaccattgacacgtgggagacccaactataaattatacgtaaggttaatgaacctaaaagggattctgcagaaaaacgtAAACATTACAGTCGTCCAATTATATAAtagttaaactttaacaattttttccgcagaaattataaggattttccaaaaaatgttcttacaaaatcgacttagtttttcatgactacctctaaaattttacagataagttgtgaatcaccctgtatatgtgtaGCAAGtggcaaaattaatttatttggagTATGACCATTTAGGgtgcatttaaaataacaaaaaacaaaaaattcttaaccctttataaaaaatcgaaagttatAGAAGATCACAAAAAAGGTATGAACATTACAGTTTCGTCTAAAAAGCATGCAATTGCAAAATCAACGATTTATTCGATTAACGataaagaggaaaaaattatgaaggCGACAAATCAACCAAAGCATTCCATccaataaaataactaaacgCTCTTTAAAAATGGGGGAAtgtccaaaaatgaaaaaagcgTTGGCACAATGGGTTTTTAAACAGAGGAAATTACGTTTACCTTTAATTGGTGAAATGTTGAAGCACAAAGCTCTTGAGCTACATAAAAGATTAAAGTTTGGTAACAAAACGTTCAAGGCCAGTATGGACGGCTTCGTAAGTTCAAGTCTCGATAtaatttaagattttcaaaaatatcggGTGAAAAATGAACTTCAACAGAGTAGATTGTTGGCCCTTTCAAAGTGGAACTGTCTCAATTAGTTGAAAGATTAGGTCTATCCAAACAGCAAATACTTAACACCGATGAAACCGAGTTATATTGGAAACCTTTGCCAGAGAAAATTTATGCCCTAAATTCTGAAAGAATTGCTCCCGACCTTGAACAGTCCAAACAGAGGATTCCCTAAtctgtttatttacaaaaatgcaTGAATGACTCAGCAAGTTTTTAAGGAGTGATTTGTTAAATGGTTTGTTTCGGGGTGAatcaaactaaaaatttacataaacgCCAATCTAGttagaagagatttttttcgGTGAAacaattcttaaaaattcagaaacttGAGTAACGTTGCACTGCTCCTTTTAAACAATGTTCCCGCTCATCCTTCGAcagaaaacttgaaaatcGAAGATGCCACTATATTTGTTATGTTTATACACTAAATATTGCACCATTAATACAGCCTCTAGATCAGAATGCCTTGAGATTAACTAAACtatattacagaaaaaaatattaagttacACGGTCGCCAAAGGTGAAAATGTAGGTGAAGCGCTAAAAAGTTTAAGTCTTAaagaaattgtaattttccCATTACTTTATGCACATACAAGCCTCATTCTCACTTCAAATGAACTTTTAACTGATTTTATCAATGACAAGCTTATCTCAGCCTTATCTTAGTTTACACGATCATTCATTTCAGGGAATTATCACACCGACTCTGTGACCATCTGAGATGAACATATAGATAAGATTTATCATATAACTAGCTGTTGTGGAGTATCTCTTCACTTGCagattttttggcaatttgcCTCTAAATTGAGcaattgtattttaatagATTCTTGAAATCCTCAATATGTGTTAAAGATTAGTAATCTGGGGAGGACTTTAACTACCAGCTATCTAGGGAGgatctttttaaaaaagcttaaTAAATACTTGTTACTGAGTGAAGCACAAACATATAACCTTActtaaattgaagaaaattaaaatattgaacgATAGGTTCACAGACACATAGAAATAGCCCAATATTCACAATTGTAATGTGAAGATATCTATCAGGAAGTGCTTAAAGTATTAGTTTTGTTACGCGTTCATACCTAGCAAGGAGGATTAGCAGCCACTACCCAATACACTCACTGTTTTTGATACTTGAACCTAATCCATGtaaaagttctttagacaTCTTTATTGAGTTATTCTCGCAAATATTATTCACATATAACTACATGACACAACCACTAAACTCTTATAACTGACGTCTGTACGAATTAGACTGAATGGGaccattataataaaaactacTCGTGTAAGTTTTAGTGGACCTGacaaatcatcaaaattctACTGCATTGCAGACACTCTACAATCTCGCAGGaatagaaattaaacattctaaaagttaaaaattggtaAATGATAAATGGTAACTCTTACCCAAAAGTATGTGTTCGCCCCACTAGAAACACATTCAACTTGTCACGTTAATGGATTAAATGagtttaaaactttcaaataacAACGCCCGCGTTAACTCGAATCTCTATTCAGCACACAGCAACAAGAAGTAGAACAGGTCGAAAATCGAAATACAAAATGCAATTGCAAAAGCAAGTCAAAGCCCAAGATTCAATTcccaatgaaaaaaattatcaaaaaaaaactaaacgtCAAACTTCACATTCAGATATTAACATGATGTGAGCCGAAAATTATCGAGCATATATCTGTTCCCTTCTAACACATTATAGGAGACTATTAGGACAGAACGCAAATTCATTAGTTGCCACGAAACGAGATTTGACtttgacattaaaattttttttacccgCCATATGACATGTCATGGCAAAACGCCGACTTGCTATCCAATTTTCCATTTGAGTTTAAACTTTAAcgattttccagaaattcctGTCGTATAGTGTTGTTACAATCAATTCTTCTCACCCGCATGAGCAGTAATCTTTGAATTCCACAATTCTCCAACTAAGATGAGCGAGCAAGTGGTGAGGTTAAATTCCACAACTTAAAATCACACATCTTTCTTTTACAAAGACCTTTCATCCAGAAAATACCAGAGACTCCTGAAACAGTTAGAAGAGACTCGGAGTCATCAGACACTGAGCATGACATACATTTCTCCCCCATCTTGCCTGAAGTCCAAGTCTCAACCAATGAAGAACAGGAAGAGGTTTTCTTGAAACTGAGAGCCAAACTGTTTAGGTTTAGCAAGACCGATCCGCCAGAATGGAAGGAACGGGGCACTGGAGAGATGAAAATACTACGCCACATGGAGAAGAACAGTTACAGACTTGTAATGCGTCGTGATAAAACCTTAAAAGTCTGTGCCAATCACTATATCACCCCTTGGGTGGAGCCTAAAGCTAGTCACGTCAGTGAAAGGGCTTATCTTTATACCGTGTGCGACTTTGCAGATGAGAAGAGCAAGTCTGAGTGTTTTGCATTTAGATTTGCTACTGAGGAAAGTGagtagtaattttattatttggtaTGGTattgttgcaaattttttgtgtttgcTTCAGATGCAAAGCTTTTTAAGTCTAAATTTGATGAGGCCAGGAAGAATTTGCTCACTGATTGTGATCTCTATAATGGAAAAGTTGATGCAGAAATCAGGAatgaaattgagaaaaatttgaaggaGTTAGAGGAGGATGAAGAAAAAGAAGCAAATGAATTGTCAGAGAAACTGTCTGAGCTGAATGTAACTAAAGCAACAGAAGAAGATTATGATGCAGATATCAATAAAGAAATTGAGAGCAATTTACAGGAGGTAGAGCAGCAAGAGGATAAAGAAAATGATGCGAATGAATTGTCAGAGAAGCTGTCTGAGCTGAAGAATGAAACTAAAGAGAAGGAAAAAGCTACTGAGGGAAAAGTTGAAAAGTAGCTTTTATTTCTTATGaatcttttaatattgaataattttaatgtttctctACTTACCTAGAGAGCTGCAGCTCAATACAGATATTACAAGAACTTGACAAaagtttaactttaaattcagtttattaatcaaatttatcattCAATTTTTGTCAACAAATTAAGTTTGGAGGTACTTGTGTTAAGTTAATTAGTGCCACAACCTTTAAAGTATGACTGAGTTAGtagagaaatttttatattaattgtgAGGTGGACAGAAACAATTTGAAACTTCTTATTGCTATGttgaaagaatatttttgtatcagtttatatgtattttacattaaaaaattgaattcatCAAGTGGTCTTTTTTGGGTGGCCTGCCTATTTTCGAGTGATTACCTGCTTTTATTGCAATAAGAATGAGTTGCTGAGATTAAGGAACGGGGAAGTTAATCCCGAATTTATAACGTTTTTTAAAGATCAGTGCATCTACTCAATGTACCTGTAGcactttcaatttattaaaatttaaattaaaaatagaattttgaatACTTACTTGAAGAAGTCCTTTCTTTGCACTATTactaatattatttcaatttattctaAATATACCTGATAGCATCAACATTACAGAATtatcaaatacatttttgttggCAAATTCTCTTTTATTTCATAGAGACCCTTCAATATAGCTTTTCGCGATTGAGGAAATTAAAGCTCCtctgagtttttttaattaaaaaagatttaaagtattgaaaaattctaataaatgaGCAACATTGCTATATTTAAAGCTACCAATTACCTATATAAAATTGACAGCTAAAACTATACTTTTGGCTAACTGCAATCTCCAGAATAAGAAAACCTAAGTTTATGTTGTCATAACAATCGATatttttagggaaaaaatGCAACACTTTCCTTTATTTGGTCGCTACATTGAGACCGCaagttcaatttaaattgacAACAATTATCTGTTGCTATGGGCAACGTGAGATATGGTCTTCACCAGACCAATGAGCATTGGCCGTGTGGGTTTGACAACTGACGTGGACAAAATccaaaacaacaaatttatcaataaatagGCCGGTTGGTGATTGAGTATATTTATTCGAATAAATACATTTCGCAGTGCCAAATTGTTACTTAGTAAGCCTTACAtcatgcaaaataaaattcttctaTGCGTGGCTACTGTAATAACTGTTTTGTGCAAATGTTCAGAAGCAAATGTTAAGGGTGCAGTGATATTGGACGAATACAATTTCGATAAAGTCATATCGAGATTTGAAAACGTTTTAGTAAAATTCGACGCTGTGTACCCCTTTGGAGAGAAGCATGATGCTTTCAAGACTGTGGCTGAAGAGCTGAAAGATGCCAATGATCTCCTTATAGTTACTATTGGAATTAAGGACTTTGGAGACCATGACA
The DNA window shown above is from Euwallacea similis isolate ESF13 chromosome 2, ESF131.1, whole genome shotgun sequence and carries:
- the LOC136419273 gene encoding ran-specific GTPase-activating protein-like: MSEQVKIPETPETVRRDSESSDTEHDIHFSPILPEVQVSTNEEQEEVFLKLRAKLFRFSKTDPPEWKERGTGEMKILRHMEKNSYRLVMRRDKTLKVCANHYITPWVEPKASHVSERAYLYTVCDFADEKSKSECFAFRFATEENAKLFKSKFDEARKNLLTDCDLYNGKVDAEIRNEIEKNLKELEEDEEKEANELSEKLSELNVTKATEEDYDADINKEIESNLQEVEQQEDKENDANELSEKLSELKNETKEKEKATEGKVEK